AGCGACCGACACCCAGGTCTTGGGTGTGAGCATGGACAGCCCCTTCGCCAATAAAGCCTTCGCCGACTCCATCGGCGTCACCTTCCCCCTGCTCAGTGACTGGGGCGGGGAAATCACCCGCAAGTACGGCATCTACCACGAGAAGTACAAAGCGGCGCGCCGCGTCAACTTCCTGATTGATAAGGACGGCAAGCTGGCGGAGATCGCTCTCGACAAGGAAGCCATCGATCCCGCCAAGATCGTGGATGCGTGCGAGCGGCGCAAGCTGAAGAACTGATGGTGCGGGCGTTGCGCCGCTCAGCGCCAACGGCCAACGTCCAACGATAAAAGGCCAACGACCGTCTTTCCGAATGAGAAGGGCCCGACATGTTCGCGCCGCGGCCGATCGGCTTTGTCCGAAGTCACTATAAGGCGACCGGCGAAGTTCCCAAGGGACTGGGCGCCAAACACGAGGCCGAAGGCACGCTCGAGATTCTGCCGGAATTCGAGCCTGGCCTCACCGATATCGAAGGCATTTCCCACCTCTTCGTCCTCTGGGAATTCGACCGCGCGCAGGGTTTCGAACTGCTGGGCACGCCGCCCTGTGACAACCGCCCCCATGGTGTCTTCGCCACCCGCTCTCCCTGGCGGCCGAATCCCATCGGCCTCACCGTGGTCGAGCTGCTCCGCCGCGAGGGCTCGCGATTGCACGTCCGCGGCGTTGACATGCTCGACGGCACGCCCATCCTCGACCTCAAACCGTACCTCTCCAGCATCCCTGAGGAAAGGTTACGCCGCGGCTGGCTGGCGGAGGCAGAAACGCGCAAGAGCAAGTAATTCCGATTCTCTGAGCGCGTCTCTTTGGAGGTTTGACCGCTCGCACGTGGGGGCTGGCCCCTGCCGTGCTCACGGCACGTTCAACGGATCCTGGGCCTGCACCCGCGCGCGGTAGATCTTCTTCTTGGTCAGGTCTTCGCCGACGGCGTCCACGTGCACGATGTAGCGTCCACGCGGCAGCACCGTGTCGCCGCCGAATTCGATGTCTTCGTTCCTCGCCTGGGCGCGCAGGCTGTGATGCCGATAGCCCAGCGCGAACGCTTTCCCGACCTCATTCACCGCCACGATGATGAGCGTGACCTCGTATTCATCCTTGAGCCCATTGGTCAGCGTGACCGAACCGTGGATGCCGCCATCCCGCACCGCGGGCATGTCTTTCCATTTGACGACGAGCGGTGGCGGCACCCGCAGCGTGAACTCTTGTTCCGCCGTCTGCGGCGGCTTGCTCGCATCGGTCACCCGCACGGCGAAGGTCACGTCGCCGGTCGCTTCACACCTTCCCAGTACCCGGCCGGTCCCTGGCTCGAGCTTCAAACCTGCCGGCAGCCGCCCCTTCACGACCTCCCATTTGAGCGGCTCGCTGCCCGCGGTCGCGTGAAGCCCGGCGTCATATTCCTCGCCCAGGAAGCAATCGGGCAGGCGCGATTCCACGATTCGGATGGAGGACGCGGGCCTCGGGCCCAGCCCGACAAGCGCCAACGCCAACATCAGGGGGCTGGCCCAGCCTTTCACGCTCATTCCCTCATGATTGAAATGAAAATGGCCGCTTCAGGGTTTAGCCCTTCCGCGGCCGTTGGTTGCGGGGGGTGGATTTGAACCACCGACCTTTGGGTTATGAGCCCAACGAGCTACCAGACTGCTCCACCCCGCGTGGTCATGTTACCACGGCGATAGGGACGGTCAAACTCCAGCGCAAGCGCGCGCAGCAGCCAGCTCAGAGCGAAGTGAGCGGCAAGGTACGGTAGCGCTTGCCCGTCAGTTTTGCCAGCGCATTGACCACTGCCGGTGAGATTACCGGGACCGATGGCTCACCCACTCCGGTCGGCTTCTCGGTGCTGGGCACGATGTGGACATCGACTGCCACCGGTGCGTCGCCGATGTATGGCGGCCGGTAGCCGTCGAAGTTGCGCTGCTCCACCCGGCCGTCCTTCAGCGTGATCGCCCCCTTGGCTACCAGTTGTGACAGCCCGAAGGTCATCCCTCCCTGAAACTGGCTCTCGACGCTCAGCGGGTTGACCACCAAACCCGCGTCCACCGCAACGGTAACACGATGGATTCTGGGCCGCTGGTTCTCGATGGAGACGTCCACGGCGCAGGCCACACCGGTACTGAACGACTCATGGCAGGCGATCCCCACCGCGTGGTTCTTCGGCAGCTTGGTACGCCAGGCAGCGCTCTTCGATTCCATCAGGTCGAGCGCCGCGCGCACCTTCTTGGCGTCGGGGGCGAGCAGCTTGCGCCGGTAAGCGATCGGATCCGTCTTGGCGCGGGTGGCCAGCTCGTCGACCAGCGTCTCCATCACGAAGGCGGTGTGCGTGTTTCCCACCGAGCGCCACCACAGCACTGGCACATTCACCGTGGGATGGTGCGCCCAGACGTGCAGGTTGGGGATGGAGTAGTGGGTATCGGCCACGCCCTCGACCACGGTGTCATCCACGCCATTCTTGATGGCGCCGGCAAAGGGCGTCCCGGCCAGCAGCGACTGGCCCACGATCACGTGCCGCCAGGCGACGGGCATGCCGTCCGCGCCGATGCCGATCTCTGCGCGATGCGCGTGCATCGGACGGTAGTAGCCGCCCTGCACGTCGTCCTCGCGCGTCCAGATCAGCTTCACCGGGGTCCCGCGCACCCGCTTTGCGATCTCCGCCGCCTCGCGTTGCACGTGGGAATCCGTCACCGCGCGCCGCCCAAAGCCGCCTCCGGTCATCTCGGTGTGGAAGGTGACCTGTGCCGGCTTCAGGCCCAGAACTTCGGCGATGGCCGCCTGGTCCACGGTCTGGAACTGCGAGCCCGCCCACACCTCCGCCCGGTCGCCGTCGAAGCGCACGGTCGTGTTCAGCGGCTCCATGGGCGTGTGCGGCAGGTAAGGGAACTCGTACTCGGCCACCAGCCGGCGGGCGGCGGGGATGCCATCCATCGCTTTTGCATCGCCGACCGCGGCCGCGACGTTGCCGGGAGTTCGAGCCAGTTCTCTGTACTTCGTCCACAACTCCGAACTGTCGGCGCGTTCCAGTCCGGAAAGATTCCACTCCACCTGCAGCCGGTCGCGCCCCTGCTTGGCCGGCCAGAACGTGTCCGCTACCACGGCCACCGCGCTCCCGCCCTTCACCAGCGGGATCTCGAACACATCGCGCACGCCTTCCACGGCCCGGGCATTCTTGTCGTCGAAGCTCTTCACCTTGCCGCCGAAGACTGGCGGCCGCGCCACCAGCGCAACCTTCATCCCGGGCAGATCGAGATCCAGCCCGAATTTCATCGAGCCGTCGCACTTGGGACGGCTGTCGAGGCGCGGAGCCCCTTTCCCCACCAGGCGGAACTCCGAAGGCTTCTTGAGCCGCACCGTGACCGGCACAGGCATGCGCGCGGCCTCGCCGGCCAGTTCGGCGTATTTCGCCGACTGCCCGCCCGGGCCATGGACCACGCTGGCCTCCGTCCGGCACTGGGCGGGCGTGACCTTCCATTGCTTCGCCGCCGCCTCGATCAGCATGGCGCGCGCCCGCGCCCCCAACTCCCGGTATTGCTCGAAGGACGTCCGGATGGACCCGGATCCTCCCACCATCTGTATCCCCCGCATGGGATCGCGATAGATGTCGGCGGCCGGCGCCAGCTCCGCCACCACCTGCGACCAGTCCGCATCCATCTCGTCCGCCAGCAGAAGCGGCAGGGCAGTGTTGATCCCTTGACCGAACTCCAGCCGGTTCACCTGAATGACGATCTTCCCGTCCGGCCGGATCTCAACGAACGCCGCCGGCGGATACTTCACCTCACCCGCCGCGCCCGCACCCTGCGCCGTGAGCGGCAGATCCAGATACAGGGAAACCAGCAACCCGCCAGCCGCCGTGGCGGACACGGAGAGGAACGTGCGCCGGCTCACCGAACGTCTTGCTCGCGATTTGGCTTCCACTCTCATCACGCGCCTCCTTTACTTGAGCTGCCGCGCTGCGCTCTTGATCGCCTCGCGAATGCGGACGTAGGTCCCGCAGCGGCAGATGTTCCCGCCCATGGATTCCTCGATGTTGGTGTCGCTCGGATGCTGCGTGTGCTTGAGCAAGGCCACCGCCGTCATGATCTGCCCGCTCTGGCAGTAGCCGCACTGCACCACGTCGTGCTCGACCCACGCCTCCTGGACCACGTGTCCCACCGGATCCTGGGCCATCGCTTCGATGGTGATGATGGGCCGCTCGCCGATGTGCGACACCGGCACCACGCAGGAGCGAACCGCGACTCCCCCCACGTGCACCGTGCACGCCCCGCAGGCGCTGATCCCGCAGCCGTACTTCGTCCCCGTCAGTTTCAGGTGCTCCCGTAGCACCCACAGCAGCGGGGTGCCCGGGTCCGCGGCCACTTTCATCTTCTTGCCGTTCACGGTGAGCTGATAGGTTTCCATGGCGGATCTCTAAACCAAGCTTCTAGGGACAAGGGTTTCCGGCTTCCACCCAGCGGCGCGTCGCTGCCACAAACTCCGCGTGCGAGAGCGGAGGCACGGTGCGCGCGGTGCCGTCGGCGTGGCGTCCGGGGGCGAAGGCCCACAGAACCAGCGGTTCTGCCTCGTGATGCTTAAAAATGCCGGGCCCATCCAGCGCATGGTTCTTGCTGGAGTCGGTGAGGCTCGCGCAAACCGCCGCGCTGGATAGGACCTGATCGTTCTTGTCCTGCCACGCCATGGACAACGGCGCCAAGTGCCAGCGCTTCCCCCCGGGGACTCCGGTCGCGTCGGCATTCGCGTCCTGATGGCACGTCGCGCAGTTCAGCCCTGGAACGCCCCGGCCGTCCGGGCCGC
The Terriglobales bacterium genome window above contains:
- a CDS encoding redoxin domain-containing protein codes for the protein MAPDFTLQYFDGKGLKDVSLHDYRGKKNVVLAFYIFAFTGGUTLQMKNFQQNLAKLEATDTQVLGVSMDSPFANKAFADSIGVTFPLLSDWGGEITRKYGIYHEKYKAARRVNFLIDKDGKLAEIALDKEAIDPAKIVDACERRKLKN
- the tsaA gene encoding tRNA (N6-threonylcarbamoyladenosine(37)-N6)-methyltransferase TrmO — protein: MFAPRPIGFVRSHYKATGEVPKGLGAKHEAEGTLEILPEFEPGLTDIEGISHLFVLWEFDRAQGFELLGTPPCDNRPHGVFATRSPWRPNPIGLTVVELLRREGSRLHVRGVDMLDGTPILDLKPYLSSIPEERLRRGWLAEAETRKSK
- a CDS encoding Ig domain-containing protein, which gives rise to MSVKGWASPLMLALALVGLGPRPASSIRIVESRLPDCFLGEEYDAGLHATAGSEPLKWEVVKGRLPAGLKLEPGTGRVLGRCEATGDVTFAVRVTDASKPPQTAEQEFTLRVPPPLVVKWKDMPAVRDGGIHGSVTLTNGLKDEYEVTLIIVAVNEVGKAFALGYRHHSLRAQARNEDIEFGGDTVLPRGRYIVHVDAVGEDLTKKKIYRARVQAQDPLNVP
- a CDS encoding xanthine dehydrogenase family protein molybdopterin-binding subunit; the encoded protein is MRVEAKSRARRSVSRRTFLSVSATAAGGLLVSLYLDLPLTAQGAGAAGEVKYPPAAFVEIRPDGKIVIQVNRLEFGQGINTALPLLLADEMDADWSQVVAELAPAADIYRDPMRGIQMVGGSGSIRTSFEQYRELGARARAMLIEAAAKQWKVTPAQCRTEASVVHGPGGQSAKYAELAGEAARMPVPVTVRLKKPSEFRLVGKGAPRLDSRPKCDGSMKFGLDLDLPGMKVALVARPPVFGGKVKSFDDKNARAVEGVRDVFEIPLVKGGSAVAVVADTFWPAKQGRDRLQVEWNLSGLERADSSELWTKYRELARTPGNVAAAVGDAKAMDGIPAARRLVAEYEFPYLPHTPMEPLNTTVRFDGDRAEVWAGSQFQTVDQAAIAEVLGLKPAQVTFHTEMTGGGFGRRAVTDSHVQREAAEIAKRVRGTPVKLIWTREDDVQGGYYRPMHAHRAEIGIGADGMPVAWRHVIVGQSLLAGTPFAGAIKNGVDDTVVEGVADTHYSIPNLHVWAHHPTVNVPVLWWRSVGNTHTAFVMETLVDELATRAKTDPIAYRRKLLAPDAKKVRAALDLMESKSAAWRTKLPKNHAVGIACHESFSTGVACAVDVSIENQRPRIHRVTVAVDAGLVVNPLSVESQFQGGMTFGLSQLVAKGAITLKDGRVEQRNFDGYRPPYIGDAPVAVDVHIVPSTEKPTGVGEPSVPVISPAVVNALAKLTGKRYRTLPLTSL
- a CDS encoding (2Fe-2S)-binding protein, which gives rise to METYQLTVNGKKMKVAADPGTPLLWVLREHLKLTGTKYGCGISACGACTVHVGGVAVRSCVVPVSHIGERPIITIEAMAQDPVGHVVQEAWVEHDVVQCGYCQSGQIMTAVALLKHTQHPSDTNIEESMGGNICRCGTYVRIREAIKSAARQLK